In Deltaproteobacteria bacterium, one DNA window encodes the following:
- the phnD gene encoding phosphate/phosphite/phosphonate ABC transporter substrate-binding protein yields the protein MKLINSKTLLFKVLLFLSLLLAPPLARTSAIDTPDEITIGVIPGGNPEVIKKESIELASELQNMIGIKTNIYISKDYSTLIEAMKDKKIDFAFLTALSFVYAEKMAKAKVLLKKIYSEPFYYSGLVTNSKSKIKRLIDLKGKIIAFVDAKSTSGFLYPKAYLKKMNFLDSDFKQIIYSGNHSQSVKLLEDGKVDAIAVFSDNAKGSSGAWTKFSSKKNYFKVIWVSDPIPTDPFTVRQDFYDKYPNVVHSVMVNIVDLFEKNKDKKRFSEILGEKELMPATSKQYDPVREVIKNLDIEIR from the coding sequence ATGAAATTAATAAATTCAAAAACTCTTTTATTTAAAGTTTTGCTTTTTCTGAGCCTTCTGCTAGCACCTCCCTTGGCCAGGACGTCAGCAATTGACACTCCGGATGAAATCACGATTGGCGTTATCCCTGGAGGAAATCCTGAAGTTATAAAAAAAGAAAGCATTGAATTAGCTTCTGAACTTCAAAATATGATAGGAATTAAAACTAATATTTATATTTCTAAGGACTACAGTACGTTGATAGAAGCAATGAAAGATAAAAAAATAGATTTTGCTTTTTTAACTGCCTTATCTTTTGTGTATGCAGAAAAAATGGCCAAGGCAAAGGTATTGCTTAAAAAAATATATTCTGAGCCTTTCTACTATTCTGGATTGGTGACCAATTCAAAAAGTAAGATCAAAAGACTGATTGATCTCAAAGGAAAAATAATTGCGTTTGTGGATGCAAAATCGACTTCAGGGTTTCTTTATCCGAAAGCTTATCTAAAAAAAATGAATTTTCTTGATTCTGATTTTAAACAAATTATTTATTCTGGAAACCATTCCCAGTCAGTTAAGTTATTAGAAGATGGAAAAGTAGATGCGATTGCGGTTTTCAGCGATAATGCCAAAGGTAGTTCGGGAGCATGGACTAAATTTTCAAGCAAAAAAAATTATTTTAAAGTGATTTGGGTCAGTGACCCTATTCCTACAGATCCTTTTACAGTTCGCCAAGATTTTTATGATAAGTACCCCAACGTGGTTCATTCAGTCATGGTTAATATTGTAGACTTGTTTGAAAAAAATAAAGATAAGAAAAGGTTCTCTGAAATCTTAGGAGAAAAAGAACTCATGCCGGCAACAAGTAAACAGTATGATCCAGTGAGAGAAGTAATAAAAAATTTAGACATTGAGATTCGATAA
- the carA gene encoding glutamine-hydrolyzing carbamoyl-phosphate synthase small subunit — protein MKGYLVLESNEVFQGELSFPEEKSEKEFYSFERAGEVVFNTSHFGYEEIATDPSYFSQIVVLTAPQQGNYGISKEVWESRRIWIEGFVALDVQDSVRDHSWRKQLQEHHVPVLSGLDTRFITLRLREKGTPWGAIVVANSKEQALKKAHVLISQKKMNPKDWVFEVSRKETELRRGEIPFGPKLAVLDFGVKENIIKLLCRYSKEVAIFNSRTSYENLQAYMPDALMLTNGPGDPAEVQIVVDVVKRFLGKIPVFGICMGHQILALAIGARTYKLKFGHRGSNHPIDDKLLNQIYVSSQNHGYAVDKESLPKNVQVTQINLNDNTVAGFYSQDRNFLGIQYHPEACPGPHEAMNLFKFFFEKMFLQGSQKAKDQL, from the coding sequence ATGAAAGGTTATCTGGTTCTTGAATCCAATGAGGTTTTTCAAGGAGAATTGTCTTTTCCGGAAGAAAAAAGTGAAAAGGAATTTTATTCTTTTGAGCGAGCCGGGGAGGTGGTATTTAATACCTCTCACTTTGGATACGAGGAAATTGCTACGGATCCTTCCTACTTCTCTCAGATTGTTGTGCTCACAGCGCCTCAGCAAGGAAATTATGGAATTAGTAAAGAGGTTTGGGAATCAAGACGAATTTGGATTGAAGGTTTCGTTGCTTTGGATGTTCAAGACTCGGTGAGGGATCATTCTTGGAGAAAGCAATTACAGGAACATCACGTTCCTGTATTGTCAGGATTGGACACTCGATTTATCACCCTTCGCCTCAGAGAAAAGGGAACTCCTTGGGGAGCTATTGTTGTTGCTAATTCAAAAGAGCAGGCTCTAAAGAAAGCACATGTATTAATTTCACAAAAGAAAATGAATCCTAAGGATTGGGTTTTTGAAGTGTCCAGAAAAGAAACTGAATTGAGAAGAGGAGAGATTCCTTTTGGGCCCAAATTGGCAGTTTTAGATTTCGGAGTTAAGGAAAATATAATCAAATTACTTTGTCGTTACTCTAAGGAAGTGGCTATTTTTAATAGCCGTACTTCTTACGAAAACCTGCAAGCATACATGCCAGATGCATTGATGTTAACAAATGGCCCTGGGGACCCCGCTGAAGTTCAAATCGTCGTTGATGTTGTTAAAAGATTTCTTGGTAAGATTCCAGTATTTGGAATTTGTATGGGACATCAAATACTCGCTTTGGCAATTGGAGCTAGAACTTACAAATTAAAGTTTGGCCATAGAGGGAGTAATCATCCCATTGATGACAAATTATTGAACCAAATCTATGTATCCAGCCAAAATCATGGTTATGCAGTTGATAAAGAGTCCCTTCCGAAAAATGTTCAAGTAACACAAATAAATCTTAATGATAATACCGTGGCTGGTTTTTACTCTCAGGATCGAAATTTTTTGGGAATTCAGTATCATCCAGAGGCCTGCCCTGGTCCTCATGAGGCCATGAATTTATTTAAGTTTTTCTTTGAAAAAATGTTTTTGCAAGGTTCTCAAAAGGCCAAGGATCAATTATGA
- a CDS encoding PilN domain-containing protein gives MIKVNLLTSKLKSQVNPQMTTIALNQDLVITKSELKNQALLRIFTLLFFPISFYIFDNFYYQDEMKAQLPPLQKQIDELILFNKAKEKFVNDIKQFEKEGDIIREKIKKINFLNSIRGHEIEIHKFFQKSLPEKLWIDEFTYNYDPSKTEVSVKGEIRIKGLSVNASDVQKLRTEVKQNILFNSCEIIEQKTVDFEGQKLESFEMIISMGK, from the coding sequence ATGATTAAAGTAAACCTCTTAACCTCTAAACTTAAATCGCAAGTAAATCCTCAGATGACAACGATTGCCTTAAATCAAGATTTGGTGATTACCAAATCTGAATTGAAAAACCAGGCACTTTTGAGAATTTTTACCCTCTTGTTTTTTCCAATTTCTTTTTATATTTTTGATAATTTTTACTATCAAGATGAAATGAAAGCTCAATTGCCTCCTTTGCAAAAACAAATTGATGAACTCATATTGTTTAACAAAGCGAAAGAAAAGTTTGTTAATGATATCAAACAATTTGAAAAGGAAGGTGACATCATCAGAGAAAAAATTAAGAAAATCAATTTTTTAAACTCCATTAGGGGACATGAAATTGAAATTCATAAATTTTTTCAAAAGTCTTTGCCTGAAAAACTTTGGATTGATGAATTTACTTATAATTATGATCCATCAAAAACTGAAGTATCTGTTAAAGGTGAAATTAGAATAAAAGGGTTATCGGTTAATGCTTCTGATGTGCAGAAACTAAGAACAGAAGTTAAACAAAATATATTGTTTAACTCTTGCGAAATAATTGAGCAAAAAACCGTAGATTTTGAAGGTCAAAAACTGGAAAGCTTTGAGATGATTATCTCAATGGGTAAATGA
- the carB gene encoding carbamoyl-phosphate synthase large subunit: MPKRKDLKKVLIIGSGPIVIGQACEFDYSGTQACKALMSENLEVVLVNSNPATIMTDPELATSVYIEPLKAEYIEKILIKERPQAVIPTLGGQTALNLALDLHEKGILKKYNVELLGATPEVIKAAEDRELFRNILDKVGAKYPKSFLVRNFEFGLTVADELGYPLILRPNYTLGGGGGGIAYSPEEYKSMLVRALHESPTSEVLVDESILGWKEYELEVMRDHKGTFVVVCHIENFDPCGVHTGDSITVAPQMTLSDRQYQEMRDEAYKIIQEVGIQTGGANIQFAVDPTTGQRVVIEMNPRVSRSSALASKATGFPIAKLAALLAIGYSLDEIKNDITKSTPSCYEPALDYVVTKIPRFAFEKFAGTKDALTTQMKSVGEVMGIGRTFEESLMKALLSLEFHPEGIPEVVYTSEQLSYPNSKRIFAIFQAFRDGKSISEIQNLTQINPWFLEHLERIILFEKTLKSHRELFLKTISEVLDFSKSSASSPLAEDLSQSLAEKHSEHRWQNFYNLLKQAKQKGFSDARIAKLVGAKESELLSCRKVLNLKPKFNRVDTCSGEFFSSTPYMYSTYWSDFSELPVLKDPVVVIGSGPNRIGQGIEFDYSCVRGVKAFQKNKMPVIMVNSNPETVSTDYDTSNLLFFEPLTVESLSEIMSATNPFGFVAQLGGQTPINLARPLEKLGFKLLGSSNNTIDLAEDRGLFSSICKEIGIKIPKSGMAGILNQALELEKHVGFPMICRPSFVLGGRRMEVLESVDELRSYFERQHDFISDKQPCLMDQFLEGALEVDVDLIRGDDWIVIGGIVEHIEAAGVHSGDSMGVIPPQRLKDETCLKIEDVSKKLANRLNVIGHLNLQLAVKNDEIYILEANPRSSRSVPFIAKATHIPLVDLGVMATLGKKKSEIEFEKWNWRNLNTVSVKGVVFPFKKFSESDSILGPEMKSTGETMGRGKDYSEALMKAFISSHVNLPSQGEAFFSLREKDKSEMLVLAKEIASMGFVLSATTGTAKYFQDHGLKCLALKKVHEGRPHCVDHIRQGNVDLVINTTTGRKSIEASFDIRRACIDYSIPCITESDAAEAFLLALKKKIEGSFEVQCL, translated from the coding sequence ATGCCAAAAAGAAAAGATTTAAAAAAAGTATTGATTATTGGAAGCGGTCCCATTGTCATCGGTCAAGCCTGTGAGTTTGACTATTCAGGTACTCAGGCATGTAAAGCTCTTATGAGTGAAAATTTAGAAGTGGTTTTGGTTAACTCAAATCCTGCAACGATTATGACGGACCCAGAGCTAGCTACGAGCGTGTACATTGAACCCCTAAAGGCCGAGTATATTGAAAAGATTTTGATAAAAGAAAGACCGCAGGCCGTGATTCCCACATTAGGCGGACAGACGGCTTTAAATTTAGCTTTAGATTTGCATGAAAAAGGAATTCTGAAAAAATATAATGTGGAACTTCTTGGTGCGACACCGGAGGTTATCAAAGCAGCAGAAGATAGAGAGCTTTTTAGAAATATTTTAGACAAAGTTGGGGCTAAATATCCAAAGAGTTTTTTGGTACGAAATTTTGAATTTGGCCTTACCGTGGCCGATGAGTTGGGTTACCCTTTAATTTTACGACCAAATTACACGCTGGGTGGTGGCGGTGGCGGCATTGCCTACTCACCCGAAGAGTATAAAAGTATGTTGGTGAGAGCTCTTCATGAAAGTCCAACGAGTGAAGTTTTGGTTGATGAAAGTATTTTGGGTTGGAAGGAATATGAGCTTGAAGTGATGAGAGACCATAAGGGAACCTTTGTGGTGGTTTGCCACATTGAGAACTTTGACCCTTGTGGTGTCCATACAGGTGATAGCATTACCGTGGCTCCACAGATGACTCTATCCGATCGCCAATATCAAGAAATGCGCGATGAGGCTTATAAAATAATTCAAGAAGTGGGTATCCAAACGGGAGGAGCAAATATTCAATTTGCCGTAGATCCTACGACGGGACAACGTGTTGTTATAGAAATGAATCCAAGGGTGAGTCGGTCTTCCGCTTTAGCAAGTAAGGCCACAGGATTTCCAATCGCAAAGTTAGCTGCACTTTTAGCCATCGGGTATTCTTTAGATGAAATCAAAAATGATATTACCAAATCAACACCATCTTGTTATGAACCCGCTCTTGACTATGTAGTGACCAAGATTCCTAGGTTTGCTTTCGAAAAATTTGCCGGAACAAAGGATGCATTGACGACCCAAATGAAAAGTGTGGGTGAAGTCATGGGAATTGGAAGAACTTTTGAAGAGTCGTTAATGAAAGCACTCTTGTCTTTGGAATTTCACCCCGAAGGGATTCCAGAAGTCGTTTATACATCAGAACAGCTTTCCTATCCCAACTCTAAGAGAATTTTTGCCATTTTCCAAGCCTTCAGAGATGGGAAATCAATTTCTGAGATTCAAAATTTAACACAAATAAATCCCTGGTTTTTAGAGCATCTTGAAAGAATTATTTTATTTGAAAAAACTTTGAAATCCCATAGAGAGTTATTTTTGAAAACAATTTCGGAGGTTTTAGATTTCAGTAAGTCTAGTGCGTCCAGCCCGTTAGCAGAAGATTTATCTCAATCTCTTGCTGAAAAGCACAGCGAGCACAGATGGCAAAATTTTTATAATTTATTGAAACAGGCGAAACAAAAGGGATTTTCAGATGCGAGAATTGCGAAACTGGTTGGAGCTAAAGAGTCGGAATTGTTATCATGCAGGAAGGTCTTAAATTTAAAACCAAAATTCAATCGTGTGGACACTTGTTCTGGTGAATTTTTTTCTTCAACTCCTTATATGTATTCAACCTATTGGTCTGACTTTTCAGAATTGCCAGTGTTGAAAGATCCAGTAGTTGTGATTGGCAGTGGACCAAACAGAATTGGTCAAGGGATAGAGTTTGATTATAGCTGCGTTCGCGGGGTGAAGGCTTTCCAAAAAAATAAAATGCCCGTTATCATGGTTAATTCAAATCCAGAGACTGTTTCGACTGATTATGATACGTCTAATTTATTATTTTTTGAGCCACTTACCGTTGAGTCTTTATCTGAAATCATGAGTGCCACCAATCCGTTTGGTTTTGTAGCTCAGCTAGGTGGGCAAACACCGATAAATTTAGCTAGGCCTTTGGAAAAATTAGGATTTAAGCTTTTAGGTTCTTCTAATAATACCATTGATTTAGCCGAAGATAGGGGTTTGTTTAGTTCTATTTGCAAAGAAATTGGCATCAAAATTCCAAAGTCAGGTATGGCTGGAATTTTAAATCAAGCTTTAGAATTGGAAAAACATGTGGGTTTTCCGATGATTTGTAGGCCTAGTTTTGTTCTTGGTGGCAGAAGAATGGAAGTTTTAGAGTCAGTGGATGAGTTAAGATCTTATTTTGAACGGCAGCACGATTTTATTTCTGATAAGCAACCGTGTTTGATGGATCAGTTCTTAGAAGGAGCTCTAGAAGTCGATGTAGATCTTATTAGAGGAGACGATTGGATTGTCATTGGAGGAATTGTTGAACACATTGAGGCTGCGGGAGTGCATTCCGGCGATAGTATGGGAGTGATTCCCCCTCAGCGATTAAAAGATGAGACCTGTTTGAAAATTGAAGATGTTTCTAAAAAATTAGCCAATCGTTTAAATGTGATTGGTCATTTAAATTTACAATTGGCAGTTAAAAACGATGAAATTTATATTTTGGAGGCAAACCCAAGAAGTTCTAGATCTGTTCCCTTTATTGCCAAAGCCACGCATATTCCTCTGGTTGATTTAGGGGTTATGGCAACTTTGGGAAAGAAAAAATCTGAAATTGAATTTGAAAAATGGAACTGGAGAAATTTAAATACCGTCAGCGTTAAAGGCGTTGTTTTTCCATTTAAAAAATTCTCTGAATCCGATTCCATCCTCGGTCCTGAAATGAAGTCAACGGGTGAAACCATGGGGAGAGGAAAAGACTATTCGGAAGCCTTGATGAAGGCTTTTATTTCAAGTCATGTGAATTTGCCATCTCAAGGTGAGGCTTTTTTCTCGCTCAGAGAAAAAGATAAAAGTGAAATGTTGGTCCTAGCTAAAGAAATTGCGAGTATGGGTTTCGTGCTGTCTGCAACGACGGGGACCGCTAAATACTTTCAAGATCATGGATTAAAATGCTTAGCTTTAAAGAAAGTCCATGAAGGCCGACCGCATTGTGTGGATCATATAAGGCAAGGCAATGTGGATTTGGTTATTAACACCACAACTGGACGTAAGTCTATAGAAGCGAGTTTTGATATACGACGGGCCTGTATTGATTATAGTATTCCATGTATAACAGAGAGTGATGCCGCAGAAGCCTTTTTATTAGCTCTGAAAAAGAAAATTGAAGGATCTTTTGAGGTTCAATGTTTGTAA
- a CDS encoding aspartate carbamoyltransferase catalytic subunit has translation MSFLSVRNFTAEQVENLFTDAIFFKTKEAKPKLENKVISLIFFEPSTRTRISFEMAALRLGAKVSLLNGKVGTSLEKDETPEDTIKNIAAMKPDLLVIRANDNVNLNQMINEVSPPIINAGWGTKGHPTQALLDILTIKDSNRNIENEKILFVGDIRHSRVVSSHLELAKILGYKIAFCAPKEMIPENSSQVYFDNLKDGLDWASSVYSLRMQIERHTEKYSLNNISTQFQINNKSLKGWKKDGLILHPGPVNYGIELAEEILIDSRNIILKQVQYGVLIRMALIYHFLKETL, from the coding sequence ATGTCTTTTTTGTCAGTTAGGAACTTCACAGCAGAACAAGTAGAAAATCTTTTTACTGATGCTATTTTTTTTAAAACTAAAGAAGCTAAGCCCAAGTTAGAGAATAAAGTTATTTCCCTTATTTTTTTTGAACCAAGCACGCGTACAAGAATCAGTTTTGAAATGGCAGCTCTTAGATTGGGGGCCAAGGTTTCATTATTAAATGGTAAAGTTGGTACCAGTTTAGAAAAAGATGAAACGCCTGAAGATACGATAAAAAATATCGCAGCAATGAAACCAGATTTACTGGTGATAAGAGCTAATGATAATGTAAACTTAAACCAAATGATCAATGAGGTCTCTCCACCAATAATAAATGCAGGATGGGGCACCAAGGGGCATCCGACCCAGGCGTTGTTGGATATTTTAACAATTAAAGATTCTAACCGAAATATTGAAAATGAGAAAATTTTATTTGTAGGGGATATTCGCCATTCGCGAGTCGTGTCTTCACATCTAGAATTAGCAAAGATTTTGGGTTACAAAATAGCTTTTTGTGCCCCCAAAGAAATGATTCCAGAAAACAGTTCTCAAGTCTACTTTGATAATTTGAAGGATGGTTTAGATTGGGCGAGCAGTGTGTACTCGTTAAGAATGCAAATTGAGAGACATACGGAAAAATATTCTTTAAATAATATCAGTACCCAATTTCAAATTAATAATAAAAGTCTGAAGGGTTGGAAAAAAGACGGCTTGATCCTGCATCCTGGTCCTGTAAATTATGGTATTGAGCTCGCTGAAGAAATTTTAATCGATTCTAGAAATATTATTTTAAAACAAGTGCAATATGGTGTTTTGATTCGTATGGCCTTAATTTATCACTTTTTAAAGGAAACTCTATGA
- a CDS encoding prepilin peptidase translates to MLDSLGISSEALIFIFFFYGLIFGSFANVLIFRIPREESPIRPRSYCYQCRTQIKWYDNIPVISWCLLRGKCRKCKAAISYRYPLVELLTGILFSLAYIQIGFHYYLIEVILFLFASVVCTFIDFDHMILPDEFTLSGIVIGLLGALLNPERAFLDAVLGVLFGGGILWMLAYIYYLISGKEGMGGGDIKLLAWIGALVGWKAIPFVIMCSAITGSVVGLLVAFKSKDGFKTAIPFGPYLVLGAVLFIFYGQKIGEWYFNLFLPGF, encoded by the coding sequence ATGTTAGATAGTTTGGGTATTTCTTCAGAGGCTCTGATATTTATATTTTTTTTTTACGGCTTGATTTTTGGAAGTTTTGCAAATGTTTTGATATTTAGGATACCCCGTGAAGAAAGTCCCATTCGTCCAAGATCTTACTGTTATCAATGTAGAACTCAGATTAAATGGTATGATAATATTCCTGTAATTTCTTGGTGCCTTCTAAGAGGAAAATGCCGGAAATGCAAGGCTGCAATTTCTTATAGATATCCTTTAGTGGAGTTATTAACTGGAATTTTATTTTCTCTAGCCTACATTCAGATTGGTTTTCATTATTATCTGATCGAAGTTATCCTATTTTTATTTGCATCAGTGGTTTGTACATTTATTGATTTTGATCACATGATTTTACCTGATGAGTTCACCCTTTCCGGAATAGTTATTGGTCTCCTTGGAGCTCTTTTAAATCCAGAGAGAGCTTTCTTGGACGCTGTTCTAGGAGTTCTATTTGGGGGAGGTATATTGTGGATGTTGGCCTATATTTATTATTTGATTTCTGGAAAAGAAGGAATGGGTGGAGGGGACATAAAACTTCTAGCCTGGATTGGGGCCTTAGTTGGTTGGAAGGCGATACCTTTTGTTATCATGTGTTCAGCAATTACCGGCTCTGTCGTCGGTCTATTAGTCGCGTTTAAATCAAAGGATGGATTCAAAACCGCGATTCCCTTTGGCCCCTATCTGGTCTTAGGTGCGGTGTTATTTATTTTCTATGGCCAAAAAATTGGCGAATGGTATTTTAATTTATTTTTACCTGGATTTTGA
- the pilM gene encoding type IV pilus assembly protein PilM, whose translation MFFTSKKVLGLDIGTNSIKIAELDLKGSSATLQNFGFLPTPVNSMAPEEIKDAHALGSAISNLISEMKTKRKNASVGLSGTSVIVRKIKMPKMEDKLLKEQIKFEAEQYIPFDIQNISLTHVVLNKQTQDATMDVLLVAAQNEIVSQYLSVIENANLKTSIVDVTGFALANIFEFNYGKKNDLNVGILSFGASVINFIVMSKGEVVFCRDILAGGINYTNEISKNLGISLIEAETLKISASSKKEVPEEVTMFMQMTTDSIVEEIKNSLDLLNVSTNGITIDRFFYTGGASATFGLIESLHKSTGAIFEHLNPFKKVSTSSKKFSPQFVKQLAQFSAVAMGLGLRQVGDND comes from the coding sequence ATGTTTTTTACTTCAAAAAAAGTTTTAGGACTTGATATAGGTACTAATTCGATAAAAATTGCAGAATTAGATTTGAAGGGTAGCTCTGCGACATTGCAAAATTTTGGTTTTTTACCTACTCCTGTAAATTCGATGGCTCCAGAAGAAATCAAAGATGCTCACGCTTTAGGATCAGCGATATCTAATTTGATTTCTGAAATGAAAACAAAACGAAAAAATGCTTCGGTGGGGCTCAGTGGCACGTCAGTTATTGTCAGAAAAATTAAGATGCCAAAAATGGAAGATAAGCTTTTAAAAGAGCAAATTAAATTTGAGGCTGAGCAATATATTCCGTTTGATATTCAAAATATTTCTTTAACCCATGTGGTTTTAAACAAGCAGACTCAAGATGCCACGATGGATGTTCTGTTAGTTGCGGCTCAAAATGAAATTGTTTCTCAGTACTTGTCGGTAATTGAAAATGCCAATCTAAAAACGTCAATAGTGGATGTGACCGGTTTTGCTTTAGCCAATATCTTTGAATTCAACTATGGTAAGAAAAATGATTTGAATGTGGGTATACTAAGCTTTGGAGCTTCCGTTATTAATTTTATTGTTATGTCTAAAGGGGAAGTTGTTTTTTGCAGGGACATTTTAGCAGGAGGCATCAACTACACAAATGAAATTTCGAAAAACTTGGGAATTTCATTAATTGAAGCAGAAACCCTCAAAATATCGGCCTCATCAAAAAAAGAAGTTCCCGAAGAAGTAACAATGTTTATGCAGATGACAACAGATTCTATTGTTGAAGAAATCAAAAACTCCTTGGATTTACTTAATGTTTCAACCAATGGTATTACCATTGATAGATTTTTTTACACGGGAGGAGCCTCTGCCACTTTTGGACTTATTGAATCATTGCATAAAAGCACTGGGGCTATTTTTGAGCACTTAAATCCATTTAAAAAAGTGAGCACGAGTTCTAAGAAATTTTCTCCACAATTTGTTAAGCAACTTGCCCAATTTTCAGCAGTCGCAATGGGCTTAGGGTTGAGGCAAGTTGGTGACAATGATTAA
- a CDS encoding ABC transporter permease: MRSTLLIASVTFQELIREKLFLVMVFISILFIFLSLALSNMTIFEYQRILADLGMSTMEISTLGLALFSGSYMLNKEFDKQTCLLLLSKPLRRAHFLIGKFLGLSFLMLLNNVFLMTLLNIIFWEQKYILNSLFILINIFMKTTVVCSLVFLLSIFIRPILSLLFGLSFYLYGHWINNVEFFVKLMKDPKITEFYKILELVSPQFYRMNWKNFYYLKQSVEVKELFFMIGYFSIWIILFLILAIKKFNKKDIV, from the coding sequence ATGAGAAGTACGTTATTGATTGCCAGTGTTACTTTTCAGGAGTTGATCAGAGAAAAACTATTCTTGGTCATGGTATTTATTTCAATTTTATTTATTTTTTTAAGTTTAGCACTAAGTAATATGACAATTTTTGAATATCAAAGAATTTTAGCGGATTTAGGAATGTCGACGATGGAAATTTCCACTTTGGGCTTAGCTTTGTTTTCTGGTTCTTATATGTTGAATAAAGAGTTTGATAAACAAACTTGTTTGTTACTTCTTTCAAAACCATTAAGGAGAGCTCATTTCTTAATTGGTAAGTTTTTAGGTTTGTCCTTTCTCATGTTATTAAATAACGTATTTTTAATGACTTTATTAAATATCATTTTTTGGGAACAGAAATATATTTTAAACTCCCTATTTATTTTAATAAACATTTTTATGAAAACAACCGTGGTTTGTTCTTTAGTATTTCTTTTGAGTATTTTTATTAGACCCATTTTAAGTTTATTGTTTGGATTAAGTTTTTATTTGTATGGGCATTGGATAAATAATGTAGAATTTTTTGTAAAACTAATGAAGGATCCAAAAATAACTGAATTTTATAAAATCCTAGAGTTAGTGAGTCCTCAATTTTATAGAATGAATTGGAAAAATTTTTATTACCTAAAGCAATCTGTTGAGGTTAAAGAGCTATTTTTCATGATTGGCTATTTTTCCATTTGGATTATTCTGTTTTTAATTCTGGCAATTAAAAAGTTTAATAAGAAAGACATTGTTTAG
- a CDS encoding ABC transporter ATP-binding protein — MDEYAIKVDSLTKKFKTSFFKKDKLILNNVSFKIPKNKTTGFVGNNGSGKTTTIKCLLEFIFKNSGEILFFNHPLNSKMRSKIGYLPERPYLYEFLTAKEFLEFHYKLSTPDVTSPRSLIIEKISRVLQKVGLSDAKDKYLRSFSKGMLQRIGLAQALIHEPELLILDEPMSGLDPDGRLMVKDILKEEKKKGITLFFSSHLLQDMEELCDFLVVIHQGEIIYNDELKIFMSEYPSLEEAFRSRKKETIK, encoded by the coding sequence ATGGATGAGTACGCAATAAAAGTTGATAGTTTAACTAAAAAGTTTAAAACATCCTTCTTTAAAAAGGATAAGTTAATTCTTAATAACGTGTCTTTTAAGATTCCAAAAAATAAAACTACTGGGTTTGTTGGAAATAATGGTTCAGGTAAAACAACCACGATTAAATGTTTGTTAGAATTTATTTTTAAAAACTCTGGCGAGATATTATTTTTTAATCACCCTTTAAATTCTAAAATGCGAAGCAAAATTGGTTATCTTCCAGAAAGACCTTATCTTTACGAGTTTTTAACTGCTAAAGAATTTTTGGAATTTCATTATAAATTGAGCACTCCAGATGTCACCAGTCCTCGTTCTTTGATCATTGAAAAGATCAGTAGGGTCCTGCAGAAGGTAGGCCTGAGTGATGCAAAAGATAAATATTTAAGAAGCTTTTCAAAAGGAATGTTGCAACGAATTGGTTTGGCTCAAGCCCTTATTCATGAACCAGAATTGCTGATTCTCGATGAGCCTATGTCTGGACTGGATCCTGACGGTCGGTTAATGGTAAAAGATATTTTAAAAGAAGAAAAAAAGAAAGGTATTACCCTTTTTTTCAGTAGTCACTTGTTGCAAGATATGGAAGAACTTTGCGATTTTCTTGTAGTAATTCATCAAGGAGAAATTATTTATAATGATGAACTAAAAATCTTTATGAGCGAGTATCCATCATTAGAAGAAGCTTTTAGATCTAGAAAAAAGGAAACAATAAAATGA